A genomic segment from Cyanobacteriota bacterium encodes:
- a CDS encoding glycosyltransferase family 2 protein, with translation MSIKLSIVVPCYNEAGNIPLIVKKFSELLVEGIEVLLVDNGSTDDSAQVFAQELQNAQGIKLVKVKVNNGYGYGILAGLKEAQGEVLAWTHADMQTDPSDVITAYNKYLDADDINTFVKAARKERKLLETFFSCGMQILASIVLKTPLEEINAQPKLFSRDFYNKYLKQGAPDDFSLDLYALYYAYRNCKIITIPVYFNKRMHGEAKGGGSWSGRIKLIKRTVAYIFELARVI, from the coding sequence ATGAGTATCAAATTATCAATTGTTGTTCCTTGCTATAACGAAGCTGGTAATATACCGCTTATCGTCAAGAAATTTAGTGAATTATTGGTAGAAGGAATTGAGGTTCTTCTAGTAGATAACGGCTCTACTGATGACTCTGCTCAAGTTTTCGCACAAGAATTACAAAATGCCCAAGGAATCAAACTAGTCAAAGTCAAAGTCAACAATGGCTATGGTTATGGTATTTTAGCTGGGCTCAAAGAAGCTCAGGGAGAGGTTCTGGCTTGGACTCATGCTGATATGCAAACTGATCCCAGTGATGTAATTACTGCCTATAATAAATACCTTGATGCTGACGATATTAATACTTTTGTCAAAGCTGCTCGCAAAGAGCGTAAATTACTAGAGACTTTTTTTAGTTGTGGAATGCAAATCCTCGCTTCAATTGTTTTGAAAACTCCACTTGAAGAAATCAATGCTCAGCCTAAATTATTTAGTCGTGACTTCTATAATAAATACCTTAAGCAAGGCGCGCCTGATGATTTCTCTTTGGATCTTTATGCTCTTTATTATGCTTATCGCAATTGCAAAATCATTACTATCCCGGTTTATTTCAATAAGCGCATGCACGGCGAAGCCAAGGGGGGCGGCTCTTGGTCTGGTAGGATCAAGCTCATTAAAAGAACCGTGGCTTATATTTTTGAGCTGGCACGAGTGATTTAA
- a CDS encoding sugar phosphate nucleotidyltransferase, translating into MKIIVPMTGVGKRFVEAGYKDLKPLIKVHGIPIIEYVTKLFPGEEDIIFVCRQDALADIAELRTTLERIAPKSKIVGIEGHKLGPVYAVSKVFDLIDDDEQVIVNYCDFFMNWDYADFKKTVNEAGCDGAIPCYTGFHPSLIPEKNLYAGCKIDADKYLLEIKEKYSYTANKFESEHSAGTYYFKKGSYVKKYFQELMDRKMDLNGEYYVSMVYELLIEAGLKTLVYDKVPQFCQWGTPEDFSDYLYWSGIFENIARLSPAIESSANKLIPMAGAGSRFVEEGYTTPKPLLEVLSKPMVVQAMDALPGAGNEIFICRDFHITDYQIDTKLKQHYPEAAIVQVKELTEGQASTCLLAKDLINNDEELMIGASDNGMIYDAVMFESMKQDYDALVFSFRNNQCVVAKPQQYGWIKTNGTDVIAVSVKKAISDDPMNDHAIVGSFWFKQGSLFVAAAEAMIKADTRINNEFYVDEAINNLVAMGKKVGVFEIDYYICWGTPNDYRSFEYWQQFFADADFHSYKR; encoded by the coding sequence ATGAAAATCATTGTGCCAATGACTGGTGTAGGTAAGCGCTTTGTAGAAGCTGGTTACAAAGATCTTAAACCCTTGATCAAGGTGCATGGCATACCTATTATTGAATATGTCACTAAATTATTTCCTGGCGAAGAAGATATAATTTTTGTCTGTCGTCAAGATGCTCTTGCGGATATTGCGGAGCTGAGAACAACGCTTGAGCGCATTGCTCCAAAGTCCAAGATTGTTGGAATTGAAGGACACAAGCTCGGACCTGTTTATGCTGTCTCCAAAGTCTTTGATTTGATTGATGATGATGAGCAAGTGATAGTGAATTACTGTGACTTCTTTATGAACTGGGACTACGCAGATTTCAAGAAGACTGTCAATGAAGCAGGCTGTGATGGTGCGATCCCTTGCTATACTGGTTTTCATCCTAGTTTGATTCCAGAAAAGAACCTCTATGCTGGCTGCAAGATTGATGCTGATAAATATTTACTAGAGATCAAGGAAAAATACTCTTATACTGCAAATAAGTTTGAATCAGAACATTCGGCTGGAACCTATTACTTCAAGAAAGGCTCTTACGTTAAAAAATACTTTCAAGAATTAATGGATAGAAAAATGGACCTCAATGGTGAATACTATGTCAGTATGGTTTATGAATTGTTGATAGAAGCTGGGCTCAAGACTCTTGTCTATGACAAGGTCCCGCAGTTCTGTCAGTGGGGAACGCCAGAGGATTTTAGTGACTATCTTTATTGGTCTGGGATCTTTGAGAATATCGCTCGCCTGAGTCCGGCTATTGAAAGCTCAGCGAACAAGTTGATACCAATGGCAGGTGCTGGTTCTCGTTTTGTTGAAGAAGGATATACCACACCAAAACCATTATTGGAAGTTTTAAGCAAACCAATGGTTGTTCAAGCGATGGATGCTTTGCCAGGTGCTGGTAACGAGATATTTATTTGTAGAGATTTTCATATTACTGATTACCAAATTGATACTAAACTCAAACAGCATTATCCAGAAGCCGCAATTGTACAAGTCAAAGAGCTCACTGAGGGACAGGCTTCTACTTGCCTGCTGGCAAAGGATTTGATTAATAATGATGAAGAACTGATGATTGGTGCTAGTGACAATGGCATGATTTATGATGCTGTGATGTTTGAGAGCATGAAGCAAGACTATGATGCCTTGGTTTTTAGTTTTAGAAATAATCAATGTGTGGTTGCTAAACCGCAGCAATATGGTTGGATCAAAACTAATGGCACTGATGTGATTGCTGTCTCTGTCAAAAAAGCAATTAGTGATGATCCGATGAATGACCATGCGATTGTTGGTAGTTTTTGGTTTAAACAAGGAAGTCTTTTTGTTGCTGCTGCTGAAGCGATGATCAAAGCTGATACCCGTATTAATAACGAGTTTTATGTCGATGAGGCTATTAATAATCTCGTTGCCATGGGCAAGAAGGTCGGTGTCTTTGAGATTGATTATTATATCTGTTGGGGTACGCCAAATGATTATAGGAGTTTTGAATATTGGCAGCAGTTTTTTGCTGATGCTGATTTTCATTCTTACAAAAGATGA
- a CDS encoding class II aldolase/adducin family protein — translation MTSILEMKKYLHKLKELELISSSIGAHHDYVQGGGGNTSVKLDDKLMAVKASGHILSDVTTDAAYAVVTYPEIVSFLQGTSADDKSYGDFVSNHTINSAKASMETGLHTMLGAYVIHCHSTYSNLINCSKQAKQLFDELVDSDHNALWIEYRAPGYHLSKLISDEVIAFEIEHGIKPNILFLQNHGLVISADSAREALDLHTRINEDLKQAFEIESYPDAKLKQDGAILLSDSSYLKQNLRKYSSELSYDFFSRAVFPDQRIYLQNNIAFSTKLENKINIDLKSNTIRYKTNEKEALAIEETLIALFFIINSIAAENLNYISQESSQHLDNMDSEKYRKKVIGQ, via the coding sequence ATGACGAGTATATTAGAGATGAAAAAATATCTCCATAAACTCAAAGAGCTTGAATTGATTTCATCAAGTATCGGAGCTCATCATGATTATGTTCAAGGCGGTGGTGGCAATACTTCCGTCAAACTTGATGACAAATTAATGGCTGTTAAAGCCTCTGGGCATATTCTTAGTGATGTTACTACTGATGCTGCTTATGCTGTAGTTACTTATCCCGAGATAGTTAGTTTCTTGCAGGGGACTAGTGCTGATGACAAGAGCTATGGTGATTTTGTTTCTAATCATACTATCAACTCAGCTAAGGCGTCTATGGAAACTGGTTTGCATACCATGCTAGGCGCTTATGTGATTCATTGTCATTCTACTTATAGTAATTTGATCAATTGTAGTAAGCAAGCCAAACAATTGTTCGATGAACTAGTTGATAGTGATCACAATGCCTTATGGATAGAATACCGGGCTCCTGGTTACCATCTGTCTAAGTTAATCAGTGATGAGGTTATAGCCTTTGAGATAGAGCATGGCATTAAACCAAATATACTTTTTTTGCAGAATCATGGACTCGTGATTAGTGCTGACTCAGCCCGCGAAGCTCTAGATTTACATACCAGGATTAATGAAGACTTGAAACAAGCTTTTGAAATAGAAAGCTATCCAGATGCAAAGCTCAAACAAGATGGCGCTATCTTGTTAAGCGATTCAAGCTACTTGAAACAGAACTTGAGAAAGTATTCTAGTGAACTTAGTTATGATTTCTTCTCAAGAGCGGTTTTCCCTGATCAACGTATCTATTTACAAAACAATATTGCTTTTAGTACTAAGCTGGAAAACAAGATCAATATTGATCTTAAATCTAATACAATTCGTTACAAAACAAATGAGAAAGAAGCACTGGCTATTGAAGAGACATTAATAGCATTGTTTTTTATTATTAATAGTATCGCGGCTGAGAATTTGAACTATATCTCTCAAGAAAGTAGTCAGCATCTTGACAATATGGACAGCGAAAAATATCGCAAGAAGGTGATTGGTCAATGA